From Nitrospirota bacterium, a single genomic window includes:
- a CDS encoding NAD(+) synthase: protein MKRAHDSFFNLYTHNFVRVAVAIPEVRVADPAFNAEQTMALMQRAADQHAMLAVFPELGLSAYSCEDLFQQQALLDGCRAALADIVAASLKLPVVIVVGVPLHIDSLLFNCAAVVHRGRILGVVPKTYLPNYREFYEMRQFAPGDTAVRETIALLGQRDIPFGNRLLFQADNHPLLAFHVEICEDLWVPIPPSSYAALAGALILINLSASNSTIGKADYRRQLVASQSSRGLAAYLYSAAGCGESTTDLAWDGHGMIYENGTPLAETTRFAEGPQLITGDVDLDRLAQDRMRQTSFGQAVLRHREALGAFRPIRFAADLPREGRLPLVRRYERFPYVPSDPMQRDERCREVYEIQVQGLVTRLRAIGPEVKIVIGVSGGLDSTQALLVCAQAMDRLNRPRSHILAYTMPGFATSSRTLNQAWRLIKAVGCAGQEIDIKPSCLRMFQDIGHPYAQGKPVYDVTFENVQAGERTSHLFRLANQYGGLVVGTSDLSELALGWCTYGVGDHMAHYDVNASVPKTLIQYLIRWVAKTHQLGTDVSSVLEEVLATEISPELVPGARSEPQPTQRSEDVIGPYALQDFHLYYTLRFGYPPPKVAFLAWSAWHAPKEGVWPDIPEGEQRAYGIDEIKRWLRVFVERFFASSQFKRSCLPNAPKVGSGGSLSPRSDYRAPSDSAATVWLSQIEKIPESDSE, encoded by the coding sequence TTGAAGAGAGCCCACGACTCGTTCTTCAACCTCTACACCCACAACTTCGTCCGGGTTGCGGTGGCCATCCCCGAGGTCCGCGTGGCGGACCCCGCATTCAACGCGGAGCAGACCATGGCGTTGATGCAGCGGGCCGCTGACCAGCACGCCATGCTCGCGGTGTTCCCGGAATTGGGGCTGTCCGCGTATTCGTGCGAAGACCTGTTTCAACAGCAGGCGCTGCTTGACGGGTGCCGCGCGGCACTGGCCGACATCGTGGCCGCGTCCCTGAAGCTCCCGGTGGTCATCGTCGTGGGGGTGCCGTTACACATCGATTCGCTGCTCTTCAACTGCGCGGCGGTAGTGCATCGCGGGCGCATCTTGGGCGTCGTGCCCAAGACCTATCTGCCCAACTACCGCGAGTTCTATGAAATGCGCCAGTTCGCGCCGGGGGATACGGCCGTCCGGGAGACCATCGCGCTGCTCGGTCAACGCGACATTCCGTTCGGCAACCGGTTGCTGTTCCAGGCCGACAACCATCCGCTGCTCGCCTTCCACGTCGAAATCTGCGAAGACCTGTGGGTGCCGATCCCGCCGTCGTCCTACGCCGCGCTGGCCGGAGCTTTGATTTTGATCAACCTCTCGGCGTCCAACAGCACCATCGGCAAGGCAGATTACCGACGGCAACTCGTGGCGAGCCAGTCCAGTCGCGGCCTGGCTGCATACCTCTACAGCGCGGCCGGATGCGGAGAGTCGACCACGGACCTGGCCTGGGACGGCCACGGCATGATTTACGAGAACGGCACCCCGCTGGCCGAGACCACTCGATTCGCCGAAGGGCCGCAGCTCATCACCGGCGACGTGGACCTGGACCGTCTCGCCCAGGACCGCATGCGCCAGACCAGCTTCGGGCAAGCGGTCCTTCGCCACCGCGAAGCGTTAGGGGCATTCCGCCCGATCCGGTTTGCAGCGGATTTGCCGCGCGAGGGACGCCTCCCGCTGGTGCGCCGGTACGAGCGCTTCCCGTACGTGCCGAGCGATCCGATGCAACGCGACGAGCGGTGTCGCGAGGTGTATGAAATCCAAGTGCAGGGGCTGGTGACCAGGCTGCGTGCCATCGGACCGGAGGTCAAGATCGTGATCGGCGTGTCGGGGGGGCTGGATTCGACTCAGGCCCTGCTGGTCTGCGCCCAGGCCATGGACCGGTTGAACCGCCCGCGAAGCCATATCCTGGCCTACACCATGCCGGGATTCGCGACCTCCAGTCGGACGTTGAACCAGGCGTGGCGGCTCATCAAGGCCGTGGGCTGCGCGGGCCAGGAGATCGACATCAAACCCAGTTGCCTCCGGATGTTCCAGGACATCGGCCATCCGTACGCCCAAGGCAAGCCCGTCTACGACGTCACCTTCGAGAACGTGCAGGCCGGGGAGCGGACCAGCCACCTGTTCCGTCTCGCGAACCAGTACGGCGGTCTGGTGGTGGGAACCAGCGACCTGAGCGAGCTGGCGCTCGGTTGGTGCACCTACGGGGTCGGCGACCACATGGCGCACTACGACGTGAATGCGAGCGTGCCCAAGACCTTGATCCAATACCTGATCCGCTGGGTCGCCAAGACCCACCAGCTTGGGACCGACGTCAGTTCGGTGTTGGAGGAGGTGCTGGCCACCGAGATCAGTCCGGAGTTGGTGCCCGGCGCGCGGTCCGAACCGCAGCCCACCCAGCGTTCGGAGGATGTGATCGGGCCGTACGCGCTGCAGGACTTTCATCTGTATTACACGTTGCGGTTCGGCTACCCGCCGCCCAAGGTGGCGTTTCTCGCCTGGTCCGCGTGGCATGCGCCGAAAGAAGGCGTGTGGCCGGACATTCCCGAGGGCGAGCAACGAGCCTACGGCATCGACGAGATCAAGCGCTGGCTGCGCGTGTTCGTCGAGCGATTCTTCGCGTCCAGCCAGTTCAAGCGGAGTTGTCTGCCCAACGCGCCGAAGGTGGGCTCCGGCGGGTCCCTCTCCCCGCGCAGCGATTACCGCGCGCCGAGCGACAGCGCCGCCACGGTCTGGCTGTCCCAGATCGAGAAGATTCCGGAGTCGGATTCGGAGTAG